Part of the Pseudomonas chlororaphis genome, GGGCTGCTACGCAGCCCAACGGGGATAAATCCCCTCGCCACAGGTTCTACGAAACTTGAGAAAACTGCATGCTTGTCAAAGCACATTCGGCGCCTGCACCGGTTCGATCTGCGCCCAGTGCGACGTATCGTCACGATGCTGTTGCAGGTAAGGCAGCACCGCGCCCAGCAATGGCGCCTTGAACGCCTCCTGGAAACGATGGGCCAGGCCTGGGATCAGCTTCAATTGGCTACCCTGGATGTGTGCGGCCAGGTGCACGCCATGCATCACCGGCAGCAACGGGTCGGCGGTGCCGTGGACGACCAGGGTTGGCACCCGCAGTTGATTGAGCAACGCCACGCGGCTGGGCTCCGCCAGGATCGCCATGATCTGGCGCTGCACGCCTTCGGGGTTGAAGGCCCGGTCATAAGCCACCGCGGCCTGGTGCAGCAGCGCCTGCCGATCGTCGACCACCATGGGGCTGCCCAAGGCGGCCAGCAGGTCGGCCTGTTGCTCCAGCGCCACTTCGCGATTCGGCGCGCTGCGCCGCGACAACAGCTGGACCAATGCCGCGCTGGGTGCCGGCAGGCCTTCGGCGCCGGAACTGGTCATGATCAGCGTCAGGCTTTCGACCCGCTGCGGAGCCATGGCAGCCATGTGCTGGGCGATCATCCCGCCCATGCTCACGCCCAACACATGAAAACGCTGCACCTGCAAGGCATCCATCAAGCCCAGGCCATCCTCGGCCATGTCGGTCAAGGTATAGGGCGATGCCACGGGCAAGCCGAGTTTATAGCGCAGCGCTTCAAAGGCCAGGTTGGCGCTGCCGGGCGCCTGGCGCCAGGTGGACAGGCCGACGTCCCGGTTGTCGTAGCGAATCACCCGGAAACCCTGTTCGCACAGTGCCACCACCACTTCGTCCGGCCAGTGGATCAATTGCCCACCCAGCCCCATCACCAGCAACAGCGCAGGATCGGAGGGGCGGCCCACGCTCTGGTACGCCACGCTGACCTGATCCAGATCGACCCGTTGGGTCGGCACATTCACATCACAACGAGAAGCCGCAATCGACGGCAGGCCGCACAACAAGGCGGCCAGGAAAATGAATACACGCATGAAGAAACACCAAAACGCAGAACCCCAGTAGAGCGCGAGTCTGATGAAGTTTGTTCAAGCGCGCTGCCACAGTTGCGTGACAGTTTGATGAAGATTGCCGAGTGGTGTTGCAACCGAACACCGTGGCGAGGGAGCTTGCTCCCGCTGGGCGGCGCAGCCGCCCCAGACCTTCGAGCCTTTACCCTACTTCCAGGCGAAAGATGTTTGGGAGTGCTTCG contains:
- a CDS encoding alpha/beta hydrolase — protein: MRVFIFLAALLCGLPSIAASRCDVNVPTQRVDLDQVSVAYQSVGRPSDPALLLVMGLGGQLIHWPDEVVVALCEQGFRVIRYDNRDVGLSTWRQAPGSANLAFEALRYKLGLPVASPYTLTDMAEDGLGLMDALQVQRFHVLGVSMGGMIAQHMAAMAPQRVESLTLIMTSSGAEGLPAPSAALVQLLSRRSAPNREVALEQQADLLAALGSPMVVDDRQALLHQAAVAYDRAFNPEGVQRQIMAILAEPSRVALLNQLRVPTLVVHGTADPLLPVMHGVHLAAHIQGSQLKLIPGLAHRFQEAFKAPLLGAVLPYLQQHRDDTSHWAQIEPVQAPNVL